The proteins below are encoded in one region of Alistipes communis:
- a CDS encoding LTA synthase family protein produces MSQNLNRFFRIYLRLAALTLVVCTLLRIVLLFNEQTSELGFGFLQWVAVFGLGALNDLCALTLGYVFLWLFLLTLSKRKYDRPTGYVLLGVLTAAFCYVAFCNTIFDEYGSAAPLVATIVLGYWAGSFALRLFVPRLQPLWSKGWLAALLAIYVGAILFNAVSEYYFWNEFGVRYNFIAVDYLVYTNEVVGNIMESYPIVPLATLIVALTVAVTWWLFRRDIRAAEAFKTGRWKLVASPIYLAMAGVALWMLPFNTRFQTSDNVYYNELQANGLYKFYEAFLKNELDYMQFYRTLPEDRAAALVHDEYRSEGQNHRYITSPNEERHPNIVLVTLESMSASFMARYGSSDGLTPRLDSLCGKALVFDRLFATGNRTVRGLEAVTLSLPPCPGQSIIKRPRNAGMHSTGAMLRDKGYDVLYFYGGNSYFDNMETFFGGNGYEIVDQKQYAPDEITFQNIWGVSDEDSYAKAIRTLGQRARSGRPFFAHIMSVSNHRPYTYPAGRIPIPNDAKSRAGGVMYSDYALGGFLDAASCEPWFDNTVFVITADHCASSAGKTEIPLEKYHIPAMIYAPAFVTPGSVGKTASQIDLMPTLFSLLGMDYDSWFYGRDILADDFRERAFVATYQDLGYLEGDRFTVLSPVDRAEQFLLRPTDDDPYALERTEAIDSTHLNRAISLYQTSSQWNKR; encoded by the coding sequence ATGTCTCAAAATCTCAACCGTTTTTTCAGAATCTACCTGCGGCTGGCAGCGCTGACGCTCGTCGTCTGCACGCTGTTGCGCATCGTTCTGCTGTTCAACGAACAGACCTCCGAGCTGGGCTTCGGCTTCCTCCAATGGGTCGCCGTCTTCGGACTGGGCGCCCTGAACGACCTCTGCGCCCTGACGCTCGGCTATGTCTTCCTGTGGCTCTTCCTGCTCACGCTCTCGAAGCGGAAATACGACCGCCCGACGGGATACGTCCTGCTCGGCGTATTGACGGCGGCGTTTTGCTACGTCGCCTTCTGCAACACGATCTTCGACGAATACGGCAGCGCAGCGCCGCTCGTCGCCACGATCGTGCTGGGCTACTGGGCCGGCAGCTTCGCCCTGCGGCTCTTCGTGCCGCGGCTGCAACCGCTGTGGTCGAAGGGATGGCTGGCCGCGCTGCTCGCGATCTACGTCGGCGCGATCCTCTTCAACGCCGTCAGCGAATACTATTTCTGGAACGAATTCGGCGTGCGCTACAACTTCATCGCCGTGGACTATCTGGTCTACACGAACGAGGTGGTGGGCAACATCATGGAGTCCTACCCGATCGTCCCGCTGGCGACGCTGATCGTCGCGCTGACCGTCGCCGTCACGTGGTGGCTCTTCCGCCGCGACATCCGCGCCGCCGAGGCGTTCAAAACCGGCAGGTGGAAACTCGTCGCCTCGCCGATCTATCTGGCCATGGCGGGCGTCGCCCTGTGGATGCTGCCCTTCAACACGCGGTTCCAGACGAGCGACAACGTATACTACAACGAATTGCAGGCCAACGGACTCTATAAGTTCTACGAGGCGTTCCTCAAAAACGAACTCGACTACATGCAATTCTACCGCACGCTGCCCGAAGACCGGGCCGCGGCACTCGTCCACGACGAATACCGGAGCGAAGGGCAGAATCACCGTTACATCACCTCGCCGAACGAGGAACGGCACCCCAACATCGTGCTCGTAACGCTCGAAAGCATGAGCGCATCGTTCATGGCGCGCTACGGAAGTTCCGACGGCCTCACGCCCCGCCTCGACTCGCTCTGCGGCAAGGCGCTGGTCTTCGACCGGCTCTTCGCCACGGGCAACCGCACGGTACGCGGACTGGAAGCCGTGACGCTCTCGCTGCCGCCTTGTCCCGGACAGAGCATCATCAAACGCCCCCGCAACGCCGGCATGCACTCCACGGGCGCCATGCTGCGCGACAAGGGCTACGACGTACTCTACTTCTACGGCGGCAACAGCTATTTCGACAACATGGAGACCTTCTTCGGCGGCAACGGCTACGAAATCGTCGATCAAAAGCAGTACGCACCCGACGAGATCACCTTCCAGAACATCTGGGGCGTCTCGGACGAAGATTCCTACGCCAAGGCCATCCGCACGCTCGGCCAGCGCGCCCGCAGCGGCCGCCCCTTCTTCGCCCACATCATGAGCGTGAGCAACCACCGCCCCTACACCTATCCCGCAGGGCGCATCCCGATCCCCAACGACGCCAAATCGCGCGCCGGCGGCGTGATGTACAGCGACTATGCGCTGGGCGGGTTCCTCGACGCGGCGAGCTGCGAACCGTGGTTCGACAATACGGTCTTCGTCATCACGGCCGACCACTGCGCGTCGAGCGCCGGCAAAACCGAGATCCCGCTCGAAAAGTACCATATTCCGGCGATGATCTACGCTCCCGCCTTCGTCACACCGGGCAGCGTCGGCAAGACCGCGTCGCAGATCGACCTGATGCCGACGCTCTTCTCGCTGCTGGGTATGGACTACGACTCGTGGTTCTACGGACGCGACATCCTCGCAGACGACTTCCGCGAACGGGCGTTCGTGGCGACCTACCAGGACTTGGGCTACCTCGAAGGCGACCGCTTCACGGTGCTCTCGCCCGTCGACCGTGCGGAACAATTCCTGCTGCGGCCGACGGACGACGATCCCTACGCGCTGGAACGCACCGAGGCGATCGACAGCACGCACCTCAATCGTGCCATTTCGCTCTATCAGACCTCCTCGCAATGGAACAAACGATAA
- the mltG gene encoding endolytic transglycosylase MltG — MRRKLIIGLCILVVLLAGIGIYLRNGFYGNCVLERRSLYVRSGSEYRTLEDSLDAAIAHTAFFRFYARHIELDRSFKPGHYVLEPGMNIVQVARMLKLGLQTPVRVTINNVRTPAQLAGKLARQIEADSATIVGALTDPATARKAGFDSVTLFSMFIPDTYEFYWTVSPAQFIERMRREYDRFWTPQRDAKRQRSGLSRLEVMTLASIVYEETRQSDEMPRIAGVYINRLRKGWPLQADPTVKYALQEFGLRRILHRHLKYPSPYNTYINKGLPPSPICMPGRNAIDAVLDFERHDYMFFCARPTFDGYHDFARTLREHNANARAYSAELNRRKIR, encoded by the coding sequence ATGCGTCGCAAACTCATCATCGGCCTCTGCATCCTCGTCGTGCTGCTCGCAGGCATCGGCATCTACCTCCGCAACGGTTTTTACGGAAACTGCGTACTGGAACGACGGTCGCTCTACGTGCGGTCGGGATCGGAGTACCGCACGCTCGAAGATTCGCTCGACGCCGCGATCGCACACACCGCCTTCTTCCGGTTCTACGCCCGCCATATCGAACTCGACCGGTCGTTCAAACCCGGGCACTACGTGCTGGAACCGGGAATGAACATCGTACAAGTGGCACGTATGCTCAAACTGGGATTGCAGACGCCCGTGCGGGTGACGATCAATAACGTCCGCACCCCCGCACAGCTTGCCGGCAAGCTGGCGCGGCAGATCGAGGCCGACTCAGCGACGATCGTCGGCGCGCTGACCGATCCCGCGACGGCGAGGAAAGCGGGCTTCGATTCGGTGACGCTCTTTTCCATGTTCATCCCCGACACCTACGAATTCTATTGGACGGTTTCGCCGGCGCAGTTCATCGAACGGATGCGGCGCGAATACGACCGCTTCTGGACGCCGCAACGCGACGCGAAGCGCCAGCGCAGCGGATTGTCGCGCCTCGAAGTGATGACGCTCGCCTCGATCGTCTACGAGGAGACCCGCCAGAGCGACGAAATGCCCCGTATCGCGGGCGTCTACATCAACCGCCTGCGCAAAGGCTGGCCCTTGCAGGCCGACCCGACGGTCAAATACGCCTTGCAGGAGTTCGGACTGCGGCGCATCCTGCACCGGCACCTGAAATATCCGTCGCCCTATAACACTTATATAAATAAAGGCCTGCCGCCGTCGCCGATCTGTATGCCGGGACGCAACGCCATCGACGCTGTACTCGATTTCGAACGACACGATTACATGTTCTTCTGCGCACGCCCCACGTTCGACGGCTACCACGACTTCGCACGCACGCTCCGCGAACACAACGCCAACGCCCGCGCCTATTCGGCCGAGCTGAACCGCCGGAAGATAAGGTAA
- a CDS encoding L-threonylcarbamoyladenylate synthase, whose product MILRIYPQNPAEREIRRVVEALERDGVVVYPTDSVYAYGCSLRSARGLERLRQLSGKQTGELSIICDGISRAAEYCRVDNAAFKILKRNLPGAITFLLDASSRMPDKALQRRKTIGVRIPDNAIPRAIVEQLGCPLITASLKSDDDAEYMTDPELIHERYGREVALVVDGGYGSIVPTTVVDLTQEEPEIVRQGAAELN is encoded by the coding sequence ATGATCCTGCGCATCTATCCTCAGAATCCCGCCGAACGGGAGATACGGCGTGTCGTCGAAGCCTTGGAGCGCGACGGCGTGGTCGTCTACCCCACCGATTCGGTCTACGCCTACGGCTGTTCGCTCCGCTCAGCACGCGGTCTGGAACGACTGCGCCAACTCAGCGGCAAACAGACCGGTGAGTTGAGCATCATCTGCGACGGCATCTCGCGGGCGGCGGAATATTGCCGGGTGGACAACGCCGCGTTCAAGATTCTCAAACGCAATCTGCCGGGAGCGATCACCTTCCTGCTCGACGCATCGTCGCGGATGCCCGACAAGGCGCTGCAACGCCGCAAGACGATCGGCGTGCGCATCCCCGACAATGCGATTCCGCGGGCGATCGTCGAACAGCTGGGGTGCCCGCTCATCACCGCATCGCTCAAAAGCGACGACGACGCGGAGTACATGACCGACCCCGAACTGATCCACGAACGTTACGGCCGCGAAGTGGCGCTGGTCGTGGACGGGGGATACGGTTCGATCGTGCCCACCACGGTGGTCGACCTCACGCAGGAAGAGCCCGAAATCGTGCGGCAGGGTGCGGCGGAACTCAACTGA